In the Candidatus Cloacimonadota bacterium genome, ATCCCGAACTATTGGAAAATATCTTCCCTCACACAGGAAAAGCATTTCATATTGGAATAACCGGACCTCCAGGAGCCGGAAAATCTTCTCTGGTAAATGCTCTCGTCTCAAAATTATTGGATGATAATAAAAAAGTTGGAATAATTGCAGTAGACCCGACTTCACCTTTTTCCGGAGGAGCATTGCTCGGAGACAGGATCCGAATGAACGACCTTGCCTTGCACGAAAATGTTTTCATCAGAAGTATGGCAACACGGGGAAGTTTGGGAGGATTGGCTTCCAAGACAAAAGATGTAGCATTGATAATGGATGCAGCCGGAATGGATTATGTTGTCATCGAAACTGTGGGAGTCGGACAGATCGAACTGGATATCGCTCAAGTTTGCGATACAACGATCGTGGTTTTAGTTCCCGAATCCGGAGACTCC is a window encoding:
- the meaB gene encoding methylmalonyl Co-A mutase-associated GTPase MeaB, which encodes MTNLEKLLKADKITIARTITQIENNSNPELLENIFPHTGKAFHIGITGPPGAGKSSLVNALVSKLLDDNKKVGIIAVDPTSPFSGGALLGDRIRMNDLALHENVFIRSMATRGSLGGLASKTKDVALIMDAAGMDYVVIETVGVGQIELDIAQVCDTTIVVLVPESGDSIQAMKAGLLEVADILVVNKGDRTGSDRLILELKFAFELRDQNLDWEVPILKTVAIED